The following proteins are co-located in the Gossypium hirsutum isolate 1008001.06 chromosome A02, Gossypium_hirsutum_v2.1, whole genome shotgun sequence genome:
- the LOC107931660 gene encoding LOW QUALITY PROTEIN: U-box domain-containing protein 4 (The sequence of the model RefSeq protein was modified relative to this genomic sequence to represent the inferred CDS: substituted 1 base at 1 genomic stop codon), protein MEMSLLETLLRDISSFLNLSSSENINSEPVQKYYQGAEEILKVLKPIILNAIFDSEITSDEVLSKAFKELGVSVEELLQQFERWQPLSSKAYFVLQVESLISEIRNSCLDIFRVLKSSHQHLPYELSSASLELHLQKIKHVEYEQTSSVIKEAKRDQVGNFGPSSEILLRIAESLSLNSNMEVLIEAVALEKLKESTAQAKKLAEVECIDQLIALITNMHHCLFLKKQSPTCSSVPTPLDFICPLSLELMTDPVIVASGQTYERAFIKKWFDLGLIVCPKTWQTLVHTLFIPNYTMKALIANWCESNNVKLPNLVESTLNQVYPPRATKVKKLVEDLKSKSNNVKLPDLVESTLNQVYPPRATKVKKLVEDLKSTSTDTQRVATAQLRLLAKQNTDNRIIIANCGAIILLVDLLNSPDTKTQENSVTALLNLSNIDNNKTAIADANAIEPLIHVLKTGSPEAKENSAATLFSLSVIEDNKVRIXRSGAIRPLVDLLGNGTPRGKKDAASTALFNLSIFHENKARIVKAGAVRYLVHLMHPAAGMVDKAVAVLASLAATFEGRTAIGQEGGIPLLVEVVKLGSARGKANATAALLQLCSNSSRFCMMVLQEGAVPPLVALSQSGTQRAKEKAQALLSYFKGTIEYSD, encoded by the exons ATGGAGATGTCGTTGTTAGAAACACTTCTTAGAGACATTTCCTCTTTCTTAAATTTGTCATCTTCGGAGAACATTAACTCAGAACCAGTTCAGAAATACTACCAGGGAGCAGAAGAGATACTAAAGGTGTTGAAGCCCATAATTCTTAATGCAATCTTTGATTCAGAAATTACCTCTGATGAAGTGCTTAGCAAGGCATTTAAAGAATTAGGTGTCTCTGTAGAAGAACTGCTACAGCAATTTGAAAGATGGCAACCCCTTTCGagtaaagcttacttt GTTCTGCAAGTTGAGTCATTGATATCAGAGATTCGAAATTCTTGCTTGGACATATTCCGGGTCTTAAAGTCTTCCCATCAGCATCTTCCTTATGAATTGAGTTCAGCATCTCTCGAG CTCCACTTGCAGAAAATTAAGCATGTAGAATATGAACAAACGTCATCTGTCATTAAGGAAGCAAAAAGGGATCAAGTGGGTAATTTTGGACCAAGCTCAGAAATACTATTGAGAATTGCTGAGAGCTTGAGCTTGAATTCCAACATGGAGGTTCTGATAGAGGCTGTTGCCCTTGAAAAGTTGAAGGAGAGCACTGCACAAGCTAAAAAACTTGCAGAAGTTGAGTGTATTGATCAGCTTATTGCTCTTATAACTAACATGCATCATTGccttttcttaaaaaaacaatCTCCGACCTGTAGCTCAGTTCCCACACCTCTTGATTTCATCTGCCCCCTTTCCCTAGAGCTAATGACTGATCCGGTGATTGTGGCATCAGGACAAACCTATGAGCGGGCTTTCATCAAGAAATGGTTTGATCTTGGGCTCATCGTGTGCCCCAAGACATGGCAGACTTTGGTTCATACCCTTTTTATACCTAATTACACAATGAAGGCACTGATTGCAAACTGGTGCGAGTCAAACAATGTGAAGTTGCCTAATCTCGTGGAGTCCACTTTAAATCAGGTCTATCCGCCTCGTGCAACTAAGGTTAAGAAGTTGGTTGAGGACTTGAAGAGTAAATCCAACAATGTGAAGTTGCCGGATCTCGTGGAGTCCACTTTAAATCAGGTCTATCCGCCTCGTGCAACTAAGGTTAAGAAGTTGGTTGAGGACTTGAAGAGTACATCAACTGATACTCAAAGGGTGGCCACAGCTCAACTCCGATTACTTGCCAAGCAGAATACGGATAATCGGATTATAATAGCAAACTGTGGGGCGATTATCTTGTTAGTTGATTTACTTAATTCACCAGATACAAAGACTCAGGAAAATTCTGTTACAGCACTTCTCAACCTATCAAATATTGATAACAACAAAACAGCAATTGCTGATGCAAATGCTATTGAGCCTCTGATTCATGTGCTCAAGACAGGAAGTCCTGAAGCTAAAGAAAACTCGGCTGCCACTCTCTTCAGTCTTTCAGTCATTGAGGATAACAAAGTCAGGATATGAAGGTCTGGGGCAATCAGGCCTCTTGTTGATTTGCTGGGAAATGGTACTCCTCGAGGAAAGAAAGATGCAGcgt CGACAGCCTTGTTTAATCTATCAATATTTCATGAAAACAAGGCCCGAATTGTAAAAGCCGGTGCTGTAAGATACCTTGTCCATTTGATGCACCCAGCAGCTGGAATGGTCGATAAGGCAGTAGCTGTTTTGGCAAGTCTTGCTGCAACTTTTGAAGGGAGGACTGCAATTGGGCAGGAGGGTGGAATTCCCTTACTGGTTGAGGTTGTTAAATTGGGTTCAGCAAGAGGAAAGGCAAATGCTACTGCTGCTCTTTTACAGCTCTGCTCAAACAGTAGTAGGTTTTGTATGATGGTGCTGCAAGAAGGAGCTGTTCCACCACTAGTGGCATTGTCCCAGTCCGGCACCCAGAGAGCCAAAGAGAAG GCACAGGCACTTCTGAGCTACTTCAAAGGCACTATCGAATATTCAGATTGA
- the LOC107931644 gene encoding aspartic proteinase 36 has product MDIASLFSTFYFRLYPVVASAFSSKIESFVKMIQEASSYAAFFRILVAVFSGMDPKFQPESSITYQSVKCNSDCNCDKSRVQCIYERQYAEMSSSRGVLGEDILSFGNQSELVPQRAVFGCENEETGDLYSQRADGIMGLGRGDLSVVDQLVEKGVISDSFSLCYGGMDIGVGAMVLGGISAPSDMFFTHSDPFRDGNSPYYNIDLKEIHVAGKQLPLDPSIFDEKHGTVLDSGTTYAYLPEAAFVAFKNAIIKELDSLKQIRGPDPNYIDICFSTGSSNVNVSELSKIFPTVELVFGDQKKLLLSPENYLFRHSKVRGSYCLGIFQNEKDLTTLLGGIIVRNTLVTYDREHSKIGFWKTNCSEISERLHRTGGSSSSSGKDNSTVESPTTSAAGGSSRYALPGEIQIGEIRLDMSLSINNSYLKPRINELTDFIAIELEINASQVRLLNFTSEGNSSLVRWAIVPSESSTYISNVTAISIISLLAEHRVKFPVTFGNYKLVQWKVKPNSQQPWRQKHYSTVILSIIIVIIVGLSASAAWVIWRHRQRNINSYKPVHVAVPEQELQPLES; this is encoded by the exons ATGGATATTGCTTCtcttttttcaacattttat TTTAGGCTTTACCCGGTGGTTGCTTCTGCTTTCAGTAGCAAAATTGAAAGTTTTGTTAAGAT GATACAAGAAGCAAGTAGCTATGCAGCCTTTTTCAGGATACTCGTAGCAGTTTTCAGTGGAATG GATCCAAAGTTCCAGCCCGAGTCGTCCATTACTTACCAATCTGTAAAGTGCAATTCGGATTGCAATTGTGACAAGAGCAGGGTGCAATGCATATACGAGAGACAGTATGCTGAAATGAGTAGCAGTAGAGGTGTCCTTGGGGAGGATATCTTGTCGTTTGGGAATCAAAGTGAACTTGTGCCCCAGCGTGCAGTTTTTGGTTGTGAAAATGAGGAAACCGGTGACCTTTACAGTCAACGTGCTGATGGCATTATGGGATTGGGCCGTGGCGATCTCAGTGTAGTTGACCAACTTGTTGAAAAAGGTGTGATTAGTGATTCGTTCTCATTATGTTATGGTGGGATGGATATTGGCGTGGGTGCTATGGTTCTTGGTGGTATATCTGCCCCGTCGGACATGTTCTTTACTCATTCAGATCCT TTTCGGGATGGCAACAGTCCATATTACAACATTGATTTGAAAGAGATACATGTTGCCGGGAAGCAGCTACCTTTGGACCCTAGCATCTTTGATGAAAAACACGGAACTGTTTTGGATAGTGGTACAACATATGCATATCTACCGGAAGCAGCATTTGTGGCATTCAAGAATGCT ATTATAAAGGAACTTGATAGCTTAAAGCAGATCCGCGGCCCTGATCCAAATTACATTGATATATGCTTTTCCACTGGTAGCAG TAATGTCAATGTGTCAGAGCTCTCAAAAATATTTCCAACGGTTGAATTGGTATTTGGCGATCAGAAAAAGTTATTGCTATCACCTGAGAATTATTTATTTCGG CATTCAAAGGTTCGTGGCTCATATTGCCTTGGGATCTTCCAAAATGAAAAGGACCTGACTACCCTTCTGGGAG GAATCATTGTTCGTAATACTCTTGTTACATACGACCGTGAGCATTCAAAGATTGGATTTTGGAAGACTAATTGTTCTGAGATATCGGAAAGGCTTCACAGAACCGGTGGATCTTCTTCTTCTAGTGGGAAGGATAATTCAACTGTAGAATCGCCAACTACATCAGCTGCTGGTGGATCATCACGCTATGCTCTTCCAG GGGAAATTCAAATTGGTGAAATTAGATTGGATATGTCACTGAGCATCAACAATTCATATCTAAAGCCTCGCATCAACGAACTTACTGACTTCATTGCTATAGAGCTAGAAATTAATGCTTCACAG GTTCGTTTATTGAATTTTACATCAGAAGGAAACAGTTCTCTCGTCAGATGGGCTATAGTCCCTTCAGAATCATCAACCTACATTTCTAATGTTACTGCAATC AGTATAATTTCCCTGCTTGCTGAACATCGTGTGAAGTTTCCTGTTACCTTTGGAAATTATAAGTTGGTGCAATGGAAAGTTAAGCCAAATTCTCAACA ACCATGGCGGCAGAAACATTATTCAACGGTTATTTTATCTATTATCATCGTAATAATTGTCGGATTATCAGCTTCTGCAGCATGGGTTATCTGGAGACACAGACAACGAAATATCAATTCATATAAACCTGTTCATGTAGCTGTTCCAGAGCAAGAACTCCAGCCACTAGAGTCTTGA